TCCTTAGGGCCTCTTGTAAGCATGCGTCCCCAGATGAAGACCATTCCGCTTTAATAATCTCTTAGCATCTGTTATATCGGGTCCATATAGCCTCAAACCGAAAAGGGCGTCCACATGTACTAACAAAACATGCAGTGTCAAGCATTATAGGAGCATGGTTTGAACAAACTCTACCTAAATGTTGGATCATTGAATTTGGAAATAGGACATCCCATTCCATCCGTCTCACTTCGAAATCTCTTCTTTAGAGAAACCTTTCTGCTAGATACATCCTTcattacaatatcatcctcaagttttcttttatttttgccTCCATCCATATTAAGTCCTCAATCCTCAAAATCTGATTTTCTTCTGGTAATGACAATGAGCTTTCGAGTTTGGTTTTTCAAGCGTATTTTAGGATTGGTACCCTTGTGGTTTTCACTATCTAAAATAGCCTCTTTACCACTGATTTTAGGGTTGGCATGGGTTACATGAGAATTAGTTTGTTGAGTGGTCAGTGGGATTCCCAAACCATTAACAGAACTCTGCCTTGTCTTTTTGGTGCGAGCATTGGTTAATTATGCGTCCAACTTTCCACTAAGGGGACAAGTCACACAACTCTGGGCAATGTGTTTGGGAATAACATTTTTTGCCACCCCCTGTGGCTTTTCATATCTATCAATGGTTAACTATTGCACCGTTTCACCTTGGGTTACGTATCCAACACGCGTGTCTCCCATTTCTCTTTCGTCTTCAGTTATCTGTTGCCTAATTTCTTTACTTTTCATTTCAAATTCTTTCATCACCACTTATTCACCAGCTGCACctattttgattgtttttaatTTGATCGGGGTTGCACGCAAGCTGATGTCGTACGACCACTCATCTCCTTCAAAATATTCTAGGAGATATGCACACTCATATTAATATGTCCAATTTTTCCACACCAATAACAGAAGGTGGGAAGTCGTTCATACATGAAAGGGACTCAAACCACAATCCCTTTTGAGTTTCTCACTTTAACCCCCTTCATCAATGTCTTAGATACATTTATCATTACCCTAACATGAACAAATGAGCCCTAAGATCCAATACTGCACTGATCAATCAAGCAAATCTCACCAACTGTAAAAGCTATCAACCTAATTGATTTCTCGTTTCTTCTATTCAAAGGCATATTACCCATTCTAATCCAGAATTGACAACTATTCATGTCTAAATCCTCCAATTGCACATCATCAGTTACTTCACGACAAATGACCAGTTGTCTTTCAAAATGTCACAGTCCCTCATTCAGAACTTTCTCCTTATCTTGCGTAAAATCGAAATCACATTGGAACAACCCATTACCCAAATCCTTTAATTGGAATCCCCTAATTTTCCATCTAATGAGGAATGCATGTgccatttttttcaaattcagGGGTTTTCAGGACAAGATTCTCCTAATAAGACATGGATTTGCAGCCTCTTTTTCCTTATGTTTGGTCCCCGCTTCTAGTTCTATGCTCACATCTTCGGTCTCAGTTAGTTTAACTTTACTAAATAGATTTCTATCGGAATACTCATATTGATTTTTggtaaaattggaaaacaaATGAACAAGGAAAAGGGACACTAGAACTAAGATGAAGAGCAAAGAAATTACATGTAAAAGATCCACTTGGGTAGAAAAACGATTCACCCAACCAAACCCTAGTTGAGGAGACGGAGATGAAGACCCGGACAGGGCAAAGAAAACGGGCCTtacaaaataatttattttaattttattttatgttatatgtttattaattttatttatattttaatggttagaagaatttatttaatttttgcagTTACAAAATAATACGGAATATATAGATATAAAAAAGTTGTTGTTAAAAGTTTAGtggatttttttagtttttaaacaAATAATTACGAAGGAAAGtaaatcaatttttttcttGAATAGACAAAACACAGTATTTTATGTTTGATTgaataataaaaaagtaaaaaaatattcgTTTTGTTTCTGATAAGGGAAAGAAAGTAGAAAAGGGTCCCATTGGACAAGGTTCCATTAAGCTTTTGGGGTGTACAAATAGTCCCATTGATCCATCCTTCCATTGCCATGAACCACACCCTCCATTTACAGTAGGGTCTCTTTGCAGACCTCTGTTGGTGGCTGTGTTGCTTTGCATTGAGGTATTTTTGTTTGCTTATTTATTTGGGTttttagtttgttgttgttaatGATTGAAATGATCCATTTTGACAGGTAAAAAGATGTCATCAATTAGCAAGAGCTTTGGGTTATCTTCATctcttgaagaagaagaagtgatGGTGATAAAGAAACAGGGTATTGTTGAAAGAAGCAAATCATCAGCTGCTGTTTCTCTTAGGAGAACACTTTCTGCTGATATGTCCTCAAAGAAATGGCTGTCTCAACATCCCCTCAAGAAAATTGCCTCTTCTGAAGAGTTTCCTGTTTCCTTTTctgaacaacaacaacaacttgAACAGTTTGATATATGGACTTCAATGTTATCGCAGAAACAAGAATGCAACAATCATACTCCTTATGTCCATCCTCTTGTTAAAAGATCAGCAAGCTCTTTGACTGGAAAAAGCCTCGATATTTGCACAGAAAGTCTCGGATCCGAGACCGGCTCTGATGGCTTCTCTTCTGAGAAACTAGTGTCTGCAAAGTCCGAGTCCGAGTACAACAAGAAATCCATATCCACTAGTACAAGTACAAGATCATTTCCTCCGCCGATTCCGTCTCTATCTCGAGGCGACGGTGCATCGGTCCACATGCGGCCACGGCGTGATAATGGGCGGCTGGTTCTTGAAGCTGTCTCTGTTCCTTCACAGAACAACTTCCGAGCTGAACGTCAGGACGGCCGTCTTGTTCTGACTTTTATCAATAATGAAGAAGTAATGGATAGATCCGAAGAGGTGGAGGCTccgaaattgaaattgagtggTGGAGTGATGAATGTTCATAGGTTAGCATTAATGATGAATAAGTCGGTTGTGTTATCAAATAGGACTCCGACTCCGACTTGGTCTAACAAGTTCAATAATAATGAACAAGAGAACCTAACGCAGTCACTTCCCCCGAGGCCGCCAGTTGCTAGGATGATCTCAAATGCATATGAATACTATTGGAAAGCAAAGCCATCAAATGAGAAGCAAGAATTACTAGTATTCACAGGGAATAATTACTTACTTCCTTTATCATCTAAAGGATGCAAGGAACCAAGGAGATCTCTTTTCTTTTGGGACCCCTATTGCATTGCCACTTGATCATTTCTAACATTTTTCAATTGATAATAATTAttactttgatttacaacatcAAAGAGAAATTACGTTATTATATAACcaaccctttttcttttttaattcttATCTAGTAATTATTAGTGTGCGTTGCTGTTACTAGTTAAGGTCACACAAAATCTTCATTTTGACTTTTAATGGAATGTCTTATCTCAACTTGAATTTTAAAATatgatgagttttttttatatatataattttttgagTCCGTACGGTTTACTGTTTATTATTACGGTTTGCAGTTAGAAAAATCTACTTTTTTAAAAATGAGAGATTGTctgcttttaaaaaaaaaactattttttcacgtataaaatatataaaagataaataagagATGTCTAATCAAACATTTAAAACCTTTCATTTTAAagcgaaaaatataaataataaatagagTAAATAAATACTCCTCCAGTAAGTCAATGAGATTTGAGAATGGAGCATGTCCTGTCCAAACTCATGTTTATTTCTAAGATTTACAACCAAATTGTAATATCTACTTTATATAAAGTTTTGCATAATACCACCGTATATATACCCATTTGATTGAAACATCCATTTTCTAATAGACCACCATGTATGCTTTTCCAGTTGTATATCAATAATTAAGTGGGCATCATAGCACCAACCTATCAAGATTCATTTATACATCTCTTTTGGTGGGTTTGTTTTATttgatgtttaattattagtgtttgataaaattataatgGTTTGTTAttgttagtatgtaaaataattaatatggacatgttttaaataaattagtatatgTAATTTTAACTTTTTAAGCAATTCAAGTCAACTATGTGTCATAAGCAAACTATGTAaaatggtaaataatttattagtctcatCTTTTTACGtaatatattgtttagtccccctattttgaaaaacatattatataatccatatcttttgtcaatattaatcaTTTAGTCATTCTGTTTATTTTTCTAAGATTTTTAACAGTTATATGTGGCATAAACAGACAAAGAATAACAGTGTAATATGTCTTTTCGTACTATGTCTGTCTTGAAACCTAAAATATGttcgattaaaaatctaaaaaaaaatagacaaatgaCCAAATGATTAATATTGACTTTAAAGATAGAGattttataatgtgttttttaaaataaagaaattaaacaTTGTGTTATATAAAAAGgtgggactaataaattatttacccattgTAAAAAGGTAAAAGAAATACCTATATACTactcttcaaaaaaaattgcCTTTAAAATACCTTTCATCATTTTTCATTAGTATTTATTTTCTCGCATATAAAGCCAAACGTCAAACagctaaataatattttatgataATTTTAGAAGAGTatttgagaaagaaaaatacaaaccATAATAGCAGCTACAGAAAAGCAGCACTTTCCTGCTAAGATAAACAGCAGCTGGTAGCCTATAAAATAACAATCGGCAGTTGTTTTTGATTTATAACCAAACAGTCTAATACATCCTGTTTGACTCAAACTGCAAATAACACAtggaaaaaagtaaaacaaacaCCTCTCTTAATTAAAGAAAGATGGTAGATAATTGTTATAGCAACTCTAACTCTAGTGATTTCATTGGGGATCGATTTAGGCATAATGCTCCTCCAGCTTCCTTAATTTgtctaaattggtcattttacctccaactcatcgaatggcCTATTTACCCCTTCAACTCCATAACAATGGTATTTTTCactccctcaacttgtccatttacccctccaactcataaaatgtctatttaccctcttaattccataaaaatggtatttctcaccccttacaatctgttatcgatgcctaaattgataccttttttaaacgttaaacctatattgatgttattttgtacTTGGAACCTcaattgatacttttccaaaaaccacaggtctattttggtaccttatccttaCACATAATgtttttaacttgtttatattaatgtttttgttatttgtatcttttatttattttttctagtttcaacttttttggctagttaaattttgattatctaattattgtaatacaatattattgtaataaacacatgaaggatcaatataattatcaaattaaaacaaaataaaaaagttgatattaaaaaaaatatattttcaaacttaTTTGAATAAGTcttattaattttgcactatgaTCAtgagtgagaaataccacttttatggagttaatggggtaaatagaacattcgatgagttggaaagggagtaaaatgatcaatttggacaagttaagggatGAGTAGAACATTTGTGTAGAGAATTATACCACTATTGCTTACAATGTATCCTATAACACTCAATTACCAGCTCTTGTACAGCTGCCATTCATTTTGTTATAAGTTTGTTAGACAGTTAGTCAAGTAGTTAAGCTTTCTCTTTCCTGTATAAGTAGCTAAGTATTGTATTGTAATTGATATGTTGTTCATACGATTCATTTGAAGATTCAATACAACTTTCTCTTCTTTTCTCTGTTCTTCATTTCTACTTCCATTCTTCTAGTTCtgtacatggtatcagagctcaggcactcaataatttctcaaaatccTTACCCAATCCGGGCAAATTCCGCATTAATCTAGAAGATTTATGGTTCAGAAAGGAAGAAATTGCAGCAAAAACACCTTTGCTTCATTGTttgctgaagaagaagaagaagaccatCAAATTGATGAAATGGTGAATCCAAATGATAATCGCACTGCAACTAACAATGAACATCGCAACAATGGATCTGGAGCAAGATCTTCTAATGTTCATCCGGAAGGAGAATCTTCTTTCATGGATTTGCCTAATACTGATCATCATCCAGGTTTTTCCTTGGTGAGTGCTCCCTTAACTCCTAGCAATTATTTGTCTTGGATTAAAGCAATTAAGATTGGATTTTCTGCCAAAGATAAGCTAGAATTTGTGTTGCATGATGATATAGAACCTGATCCAGCAAATgttgatttacataaaaaatGGAAGAAGATCGATCATATGGTCTTATCTTGGATCTTAGGTTCACTATCTAAGGATCTAGTTGAATCGTTCTTGTATTGCAAAATAGCTCGTGAATTATGGCTGGAATTAGAGGAGAGATATGGTGAATCAAATGGACCATTGATCTATCAAATCAAGAAAGATTTAAGCACTCTTAGGCAAGGAAATTACTCTGTATGTGTATATTACACTAAAATGAAGAAGTATTGGGAGGATTTAGCAGAAATCAATCCTATTCCTATTTGTGAGGAGTGTGGAAAAGCTGCTAAGAAAGTAATGGCAATGATTGAAGTTGATCATTTGATGCAATTCCTTATGGGCTTGAATGATATGTTTGAGCATGCTAGAGATTAACTGTTGATGATGGAGCTTTGCCATCTGTGAACAAGGCTTATGCCACAATACAGAAAATGGAAAGGCAGAAACAAAATGTCAGTGCTGCAACAGACAAGATTGAAATTGCAACTATGGCTGCTGGAAACAGGTCATCAGATGAAGGAAAGAACAAAGAAGATTTGGTTTGCACACACTGTAAGAAGCCAGGCCATTTGAAAGAAAATTGCTTCAAATTGAAGGGATATCCAGATTGGTtcaagcaaaagaagaaaggaGGGAAAATGTCTACTGCACAGGCTCATTTGGCAAATAGTTCTGACATTGGTGATATTGAAGAAGGGCCAGGGCCAGATCAATCCGCTTTGTTCTCACAAATGTTTCAGAGGGAATTTCAGAAGTATACAAACAACAAAGCTACAAATGACATGGCAAATTGTTTTTTAGGATTTGCAGGTAATGTGCATCTAACTAGTCATCAAATTGGTGATCATGTTTGGATTGTAGATTCAGGAGCAACATGTCACATGTGTAGTGATATAAATATGTTTGATAGCTATGAAAATGTGTCTACTGTGAGATCAGTCACATTACCAGATGGTAGTAACAAGCAAGTTCAAAGCATAGGAACAGTTAGTTTTTCTTCCAAATTAAAACTAACTAATGTGCTTCTTATACCTTCATTCAAATACAATTTATTGTCAGTGGGCCAATTGTTAAAGGATACAAGCATTATTGTTAATTTTTTCCCTGGAAAATATGTACTACAGGACTAGAAGACTAAGGAAGTTCTGGGAATTGGACACTTGGAGAATGGGTTGTATCTTCTTACTAAAATGTCCTTCCAGTCTGGAGTATTAGCACAGTTTGCTGGTAATAGTTCTCTTTCATCTGTAATGGATAACAACTTACTTTGGCATTATAGGTTAggccatgtttcttggaataaATTGAAACATGTAGATGGAGTGAAATACAAGGATAATTTGTCTGTTTGTACTATTTTCCCTCTGGTAAAGCAACACAGAAATGTATTTCCAAACAGTCAATCTACATCTAATAAAGCTTTTGATCTACTGCATACTGATATTTGGGGTCCCTACCATAGAGTTTCTACTACAGGAGCTAAATATATTTTAACCATTGTCGATGATTATTCAAGGGCTTTATGGACAATCTTGTTAAAGAGCAAAGATGATGTGAGTGAAGCTCCGCATAAGTTTCTATTACTTGTTCAAAATCAATTCTCTTGCAAAGTTAAGGTTATGAGGAGTGATAATGGGACTGAATTTACCAGTCAATCATACCAAAGGATTTTCAGTGATCTTGGTATCTTACATCAGAAATCTTGCCCATATACTCCACAGCAAAATGGAGTTATAGAACGAAAGCACAAACACCTTCTTGAAGTAGCAAGATCCTTACTTTTTCAGTCTGGTTTGACAAACAAGTTTTGGGGAGAGGCAATTATAGCAACAACACATATCATTAATCTTTTGCCTGTTGAAAGTTTACAATGGCAAACACCTTTTGAAAGGCTTCATAACAGAAGTCCTACTTACACAAATCTTAAGGTTTTTGGTTGTCTTTGTTACATAGCTATAACCAAACCTGGCAGGGATAAGTTTGAGCCTAGAGCTCAAAAGGCAATCTTCTTAGGCTATAAAGGAGGCCAAAAGGGGTTTGTGGTATACAATTGTACTTCTGGAGAAATTCAAGTTACAAGGGATATAATTTTTCATGAAGGAATTTTTCCAGGCAAAGAAGAACCTTCATTGGTTATTGATGAAGCCAAAAATGATGATAATGTCATCTTACCTTCCCCATCTCATAATTATGAGGAGGCTTATCCAACTAACACTAATAATAATCATGGTccttttgataaaaatgcaggAAATGACTCAAATGTAGATAATGCTACAAGTACCTCAGCTCCTACCATTGGTTCTTCACTTCAACCAACTACAACAGCTGGTGCCTACAATGACAGGCCACACAGAGCAATCAAAAAACCATCTTGGATCAACAATTTTGTAACAATAGTAAAAGAGTCTACAGTTTCAGGGCTATGTTCATTACCACTAGTTAGTCCTCTCTATGCTGCTTTTCAAGCTAAAATTGCAGAAGAAAAGGAGCCAAAGAATTATATGGAAGCAGCAATAGATGCAAGGTGGCTTCAAGCTATGAATTTGGAGCTCAATGCCTTAGAAGATAACAACACATGGGTTTTAACAACTCTACCTAAAGGGAAAAAGGCAATTACATCAAGATGGGTATTTCGCATCAAAAGGAACCCTGATGGATCAGTAGAGAAATTTAAAGCAAGGCTTGGACGATCGTGATAGGTCACTATAGAGCATAAACGTCACTCATTTTAACTAATTGAGctacgggttgtcaatcctttcctcaacttCGTAGGCTTGTCAGACCCTAGGGTGCCTCCTACACTAGTTCCTCTCGCTAAATCCTCGAAATAGCACCGGATAGGTCACTACACAGCATAAACTCGTCTTCGAAGAAAAC
The window above is part of the Euphorbia lathyris chromosome 3, ddEupLath1.1, whole genome shotgun sequence genome. Proteins encoded here:
- the LOC136224706 gene encoding protein FAF-like, chloroplastic gives rise to the protein MSSISKSFGLSSSLEEEEVMVIKKQGIVERSKSSAAVSLRRTLSADMSSKKWLSQHPLKKIASSEEFPVSFSEQQQQLEQFDIWTSMLSQKQECNNHTPYVHPLVKRSASSLTGKSLDICTESLGSETGSDGFSSEKLVSAKSESEYNKKSISTSTSTRSFPPPIPSLSRGDGASVHMRPRRDNGRLVLEAVSVPSQNNFRAERQDGRLVLTFINNEEVMDRSEEVEAPKLKLSGGVMNVHRLALMMNKSVVLSNRTPTPTWSNKFNNNEQENLTQSLPPRPPVARMISNAYEYYWKAKPSNEKQELLVFTGNNYLLPLSSKGCKEPRRSLFFWDPYCIAT